A window of Cryptomeria japonica chromosome 3, Sugi_1.0, whole genome shotgun sequence contains these coding sequences:
- the LOC131874022 gene encoding pectinesterase inhibitor 4-like, with product MASSRSGLLCAIMFLAIHGGWAQTSDTISSACSNALYTHFCVSSLSKASGALEADLTQLSVIAVRLSSEVAKPVSRFIEKLKKRNPNVSALEDCSDLLKDTREQLHDSQSELKQLSNVNFMEYVEDVLTRLSGVETNQDTCLSGLKESNVPATLVSSVKDNTDNLTMLISDALAVVSTLRQQGHICLL from the coding sequence ATGGCGTCCTCCAGAAGTGGTCTCTTGTGTGCAATCATGTTTTTAGCAATTCATGGAGGCTGGGCTCAGACTTCCGATACAATTAGTAGTGCCTGCAGTAATGCCTTATATACACACTTTTGCGTTTCATCATTGTCCAAAGCTTCTGGGGCTTTGGAGGCAGATTTAACCCAGCTTTCTGTTATCGCAGTCCGTTTGTCTAGTGAAGTAGCGAAACCTGTTTCTAGGTTTATAGAAAAGCTCAAAAAAAGAAATCCCAATGTCTCGGCTCTTGAAGACTGCTCAGATCTATTGAAGGATACAAGGGAACAGCTTCATGATTCACAGTCAGAACTAAAGCAATTGTCTAATGTCAATTTCATGGAATATGTAGAAGATGTGCTCACAAGGCTGAGTGGTGTGGAGACTAATCAGGATACATGTTTGAGTGGGTTGAAAGAAAGCAATGTTCCTGCAACCTTGGTTTCCAGTGTAAAAGATAATACAGATAATCTGACCATGTTGATTAGTGATGCTCTAGCTGTTGTTAGCACTCTTCGGCAACAGGGACACATTTGCCTACTTTAG